A region of the SAR324 cluster bacterium genome:
TTGTTGTGTTGCAGAACTTGGCACCCAACATTGAGGCCCCTTGAAGATCAGCAGATAGGAGAATTGTAGCTGTCAGGTTAGCGCCTAACAGATTAACATCCCGTAAATCAGTACTAATTAGAATCGCACCACTTAGGTTAGATGCAGATACATTTGCTCCTCTCAAATAGGCACTTCTGAGATTTGTGTTCTGTAAATTTGCTCCGCTTAGATTCGATTGATTCAAATTACTTTCACTCAATTTTGCATCTCTCAAATCTGACCCACTGAGATCCATTCTAAGGATCCGCAATCCTTTTAGATCACACCCAACACACTCCTTGGTCTCCGGCAGTTTCTTCTTGGCAGCTTCGCCAGATAAAAAATTACTGGGTAACGTACTGGGTGAGGGTGATGACTTCAGCGTCATTAGTTTGAGTTTCGCCAAGTTGCGCTGAGGTGTATCGGGGAACATCTTGATGAATTCTTCCAGAATTGCTGGATCTTCCGAGTCTTTGACAACTTCCCAAGCTTGAGCTGCAAAGTCCTGATTCGATGCACTCTCTGTAGTAGCTGTTGTCGTTACACCTTCTGCTGGGACAAAGAAGAAATCACCCGTCACTGAGGACGAATCCCAGGGAACCTGCTTGTTGTTGCTGTCTTGCTGCACATCTGCCCGTACCCGCTTGAAGACTTCCTCCAAGCGCAGGTCTGGGGTGATCATGTGCTGTAGCAGTTTTTCGGTAAATAAGCCGTTATCACCCTCACCATCTGCAGCAACATCACCTGGTGCCGTCGCATAGGAGATGAACGAACCTGTGGGGGCAATCACTTGAGCTAGTCCTCGGCTGCTACTACGGAAACTTCTGGCAAATGGATTGTTCCTGCAGGCATCCAGAATCACCACATTCATCCCATTGCCTGCGACTTCCATTTGGCCCAGTAGTTTGCCCACTGGTACCGCATCGTAGGTCACGTCAAATTCATTGCTGGGATTAATATCAGTGGGCAGCAGGTAGTTCTCTCCTTCAATCTGCATCCCATGACCCGCAAAGTAGAACAAGCCTACCCCGTTGCTACCACGTAGGTCTGCACCGAACTTACGAATAGCCTGATCCATCTGCCGTTGATCTGCATCGGTCAGCATCATGACATTGAAGCCCAGTTGCTTCAGGGTACTGCTAATAGCCTTTGCATCGTTGGCAGGATTGCGTAGTGGGCCAGTGTGAATGTATTTCGAGTTGCCGATCACCAGTGCCTGTCTGACGTTGGTTTCCACTGGCCGGATCGCTCACTCCTGCGCCCAAGAAGTTGGCACAATCAGCAACAGCAGCAAAACAAAGTAGATGGAATACTTACGGATCATCATAGCCTCCAGGTGAGAGAGGAATTTCTACAAATGTTTTTCCAAGTCTATAACTGAAAGAGTGCAAAGAGTATCAAATTCTAGAGATGTAAATCCAGAACTGAATACTCACCACTACGATCATAGACAATTTGAAATCCATCCCGCAGGACTCCCACTGTTCCCACATCCAGTGGTTGAGCCAGCCAGTCCAACTGAGA
Encoded here:
- a CDS encoding caspase family protein, producing the protein METNVRQALVIGNSKYIHTGPLRNPANDAKAISSTLKQLGFNVMMLTDADQRQMDQAIRKFGADLRGSNGVGLFYFAGHGMQIEGENYLLPTDINPSNEFDVTYDAVPVGKLLGQMEVAGNGMNVVILDACRNNPFARSFRSSSRGLAQVIAPTGSFISYATAPGDVAADGEGDNGLFTEKLLQHMITPDLRLEEVFKRVRADVQQDSNNKQVPWDSSSVTGDFFFVPAEGVTTTATTESASNQDFAAQAWEVVKDSEDPAILEEFIKMFPDTPQRNLAKLKLMTLKSSPSPSTLPSNFLSGEAAKKKLPETKECVGCDLKGLRILRMDLSGSDLRDAKLSESNLNQSNLSGANLQNTNLRSAYLRGANVSASNLSGAILISTDLRDVNLLGANLTATILLSADLQGASMLGAKFCNTTMPDGSIANRDCYPAQVDTNQSSIVLSGEAAKKKLLGN